One genomic window of Falco cherrug isolate bFalChe1 chromosome 20, bFalChe1.pri, whole genome shotgun sequence includes the following:
- the LOC102051053 gene encoding myosin light chain kinase, smooth muscle-like — protein sequence MSQAEGGEETFECCDVVVNSQEKVSDMYMQLEKLGEGKFGMVYRLQEKATGKIRAGKYIRTRTAKEKRAALAEVELMNLLHHPCLVQCLAAFQGPTELVMVMEYMAGGELFERIVDDDFEHTEPSSAQYMQQILEGLQFMHGQAVVHLDLKPENILCVSPGSHWLKIIDFGLARKLAPDTPVKVLHGTPEFMAPEVVTFEPVGFSTDMWSVGVICYILLSGESPFQGDNDMETLSNVTAAQWDFEEETFSEISQQAKDFISQLLQKDPRCRLSSVQALLHPWLQQPQPNSTKALSKERIKQFLTRRKWQKTGKALLALNRLMLLSQSPERKESGAQDEEDTGCSRAEDQASGSLPQQIPSFLELLTDRGEEEEGGSAAAAREVECQHGCAKPVLDHLE from the exons ATGTCCCAGGCAGAAG GAGGTGAGGAGACCTTTGAATGCTGCGATGTGGTCGTCAACAGCCAGGAGAAGGTTTCAGACATGTACAtgcagctggagaagctgggGGA GGGAAAATTTGGGATGGTGTACCGGCTACAGGAAAAAGCCACTGGCAAAATCCGGGCTGGGAAATATATCCGGACACGGACAGCTAAAGAGAAGCGGGCAGCTTTGGCAGAGGTGGAGCTCATGAACCTGCTGCACCACCCGTGCCTCGTGCAGTGCCTTGCTGCCTTCCAGGGCCCCACCGAGCTGGTGATGGTGATGGAGTA CATGGCAGGTGGGGAGCTCTTTGAGCGCATCGTGGATGATGACTTCGAGCACACagagcccagcagtgcccagtaCATGCAGCAGATCCTGGAGGGGCTGCAGTTCATGCATGGCCAGGCTGTTGTCCACCTCGACCTCAAACCGGAGAACATTCTCTGTGTCAGCCCTGGCAGCCACTGGCTCAAGATCATCGACTTTGGCTTGGCACGGAAGCTGG ctccagaCACCCCCGTGAAGGTGTTGCACGGCACCCCTGAGTTCATGGCTCCAGAAGTGGTCACCTTTGAGCCTGTGGGCTTCTCCACAGACATGTGGAGTGTTGGCGTCATCTGCTACATCCT GCTGAGTGGGGAGTCCCCCTTCCAGGGGGACAACGACATGGAGACACTGAGCAACGTCACAGCTGCCCAGTGGGACTTTGAGGAGGAGACCTTCTCGGAGATCTCCCAGCAAGCCAAGGACTTCAttagccagctgctgcagaaggaccCCCG CTGCCGCCTCTCCAGCGTGCAGGCTCTGCTGcacccctggctgcagcagccccagcccaacAGCACGAAGGCATTGTCAAAGGAGAGGATCAAGCAGTTCCTGACGCGTCGAAAGTGGCAG AAAACAGGCAAAGCCCTGCTGGCCCTCAACAGGTTGATGCTGCTGTCCCAGAGCCCGGAGAGGAAAGAGTCTGGGGCTCAGGATGAGGAAG ACACAGGCTGCAGCCGAGCAGAGGACCAAGCCTCCGGGTCTCTGCCCCAACAAATTCCCAGCTTCTTGGAACTGCTGACAGAccgaggggaggaggaggaaggtgggagtGCTGCAGCCGCAAGGGAGGTGGAGTGTCAGCATGGCTGTGCCAAGCCTGTCCTGGACCACCTAGAATAG